The nucleotide window tgatgtaaaataataataaatctaggACTGATATAAATGATCGGCAGTGATCTCTGTGTAGAATGATCAATGTTCTGTACGGGCCATGCTGATTGTACGATATATTGACTTCTTACTATGAGTGACATGTTGGCTCACTCTGTGACGTCATAGGTGGCACCTATTGCCCGGCACTGTTTATGTGTCCCATGTGATGGTCGTCGTATATGATGGTGGCGGTGCTGGGTCCAGGCCCCGGTTCCCCAGTGATGGGGCAGCGATCGTCTGTGGCTATGCCTATATTAGGTGAGCTGTATGTGCGGCTATGACGTCAGCGGGGCTCCTGTGACCAATGAAAGAAGGTGGCCCCTCCTCTGTGTGTCTTATGGTCAGGCAGAGCGGAGTGCAGACAGTAGGTGAGGAGTGCAGGCTGCCATGGTGTTTCTGCCATAGGGAGTGTGCCCGATTTGGTGTCACGTCTGGGGAGCCTTCATGACTCTTCTCTCCTGCCATCATGTTTCCTAGTCCGGTGACTTCTACTCCATTCTCTGTCAAAGACATCCTGAACCTGGAGCAGCACCACACCGGCCTGACAGCCATGGACATCTCCCCCAGGCTGGATACCTCTTCCTGTATGCTGGCCAACTTCAAGCAGGAGTCGTACCCAGGCACTCCCTGCCTATCGGAGCTCAGTGAGGACCTGTCCCAGAGGGACACCTCCAAGGGATCTTCACCTTTCCCAGGATCATTCTATGTCAAAAACTACATGGAGATGGAGTCATCCAAGGAGCACAAACAGGACAAAAAAGGTAACCACCTGATTTACCATAATCATAGGGATCGAGTGGGATCAGGCCCAAAGATCGCACAAATAAAGTGATTTACTCCTGTATTGTTCGATATCAGATTCATTGTTGGCAATACGATTCACCCGCCCGGTCTGCAGGAGATCATACATTTAGGCTTGTATTATTGTAATTGTGCTCGCTGGAGAAGTTTATATTAGAAATCAGGTGAAGCCTAGTAcagccaaaataaatatttacaccaGGGATGGACTCATCTCCTAATTTATGTTCTGAAATGTAACACTGGCTAGGGGcctgtttatattatatttgttatagtaatttttattatgttttaatataatttgatatatagttataaatattctttatatatatatatacatctacaAACACTCTACATCTATGTAAAGcccatttttataatatatcatatattactAAGATATGCATATAAAgttttttgcatacaaatatgtttatatacatttaattagtctatttttattcaattcTATAGTAAATACTAACAAAATACAGAACTAAAACGGGTAAATGCATGTGTAATGAAATACATAGATCATCTGAGAACCATATATAAAGAGACACCACACagatgggtttattttatttgaggcGACTATTTAACCTAGCTCAAATTGTAATACAGAAGTAGTAACAGTAAAATACTAAATcgatgtaaatatgtaaatgctttATGCATCCTTCTAGCAACATatatagatgtgtatatatatatatatatatatatatatatatacatctatatatgttttagtaacagttttggaaatgttttggaAATGTTGTTACTAAAGCTACATCTATAGCTTTAGTAACAACATTTCCAAAACTGTCACAATAGATTGTTTGAGAAAATAATGTGtgattttctgtgtttatttttagagagATTGttagagaagaaaataaaacaaattaagttatagttatatatatacttatttgatttaaaaaatactgttatagaaatgtaaattatgaaaatatataatgattGCTGACAATCTTATTAGTTGAGTGCTTGCATTTGCCTTTTGTGGATCATTGTGGTTAATTGATTCTGTAAATGAACTGAGTTAATGGTTTTGGCACCATTTGCTATTTTCaacgtactttttttttttttgcagaactctGCTCCTTGCAGAAAACATTGGAAAGTGAAAAGAGAGACATGGAGGACCCAGACAGACCAAGgcagagaaagagaaggaagccCAGAGTTCTGTTCTCCCAGGCCCAGGTCTATGAACTGGAAAGAAGGTTCAAGCAGCAGAAGTACCTGTCAGCTCCAGAGAGAGACCATTTAGCTAATGTGTTAAAGCTCACATCCACCCAGGTGAAAATCTGGTTCCAGAACAGAAGATACAAATGTAAAAGACAAAGACAAGATCAGACTCTTGAAATGGTAGGACTACCACCACCAAGAAGGATAGCTGTCCCGGTTCTGGTGCGAGATGGCAAGCCTTGCTTAGGAGAGTCATCTCCATACAACTCACCATACAATGTCAGCATTAACCCGTACAGTTATAACACTTATCCCCCCTATTCCAACTATAGTAACCCGGCTTGTAATGGCAGCTACAATTGCAGCTACACATCAATGCCAAGTATGCAGCCCACTACGGCCAGCAATAACTTTATGAATTTCAGTGTTGGGGACCTAAACACAGTGCAGACACCCATCCAACAGGCAAACAGTGTCTCTGCACTTCATGGCATTCGAGCCTGGTAGAACTTAATAAAAGGATTCAACTAAGCACTAAAATGGTGGCATGGACTTCAGAGACTTGGAAGAAGCAGAAACCTAATGGAAGAAAATGGCAGATCCTTTCCTGCTGATGCGAATTTAGGataatgtgatttattaaaggactATGTGGTATGCAGGACAGGACCAGCCAACGGACGATTCACACATCAAGgagagttttttttctatgttgtgtAGAGATCACTTCTAGTATCACCAAGCAGTTGCAGATAATCCAGGTGTGCCCTTTagttaaagagaatctgtcatgtATATGTTACGATGCCGGTGTTTTAAAAAAGACTGAAATGATGCAGAAATCAGTATTTAATTGTCcagtttttatgtttctgttgcTTAAACACCGGTAGTGAAGGGTACCTTTTACCAAAATTTGCATTGTACGATGTATCAGCAGCATGTGGAGGGGGACCTCCTGAAATGGCTCTGCGCCTAGATGCTGCTGAAATTATTTAAACTCGATTTAGGTGGAATTTTAGCTGTGTAAAATTAACCCAGATACTAAAAACCTCTGCAAAACATCTGTATAAATGTTCTTCTTTAggtgacagattccctttaaacaGATATAATCAGAAGGTTCCAccattttctctctctttcttgccAAGTTGTTCAAGTTTTGACTACTACTGGGCAGATGTTTTaagtgtacaaataaataaactcctgGGAGTTTTTCTTCATAgctcttttttaaagcaaattttaatttAGGCAGCCATATTCAGCCAAGAAAGactaaatgcaataaaacagggaaaaaaatttgttacattttttgcttatAATAAATTGACTGCAATACTTGAGCCACTCAGTTCCACGTGTGTATTTTGGGAGCCAACAGTGTGCTTTATTGAGGACTGAACAGCGGGTCTGTTAGTCTGTGGCTGTTGGCATCACCCAATTTGTCTTCTCGGAGGATATACTGCAAAATTTTCCATAATAGGCtagcaaaatatacaaaaaggtaTGGGCATTTTACTACAGGAATACAATTTGTGAGCCAGTAATATGCAGATGAATTGAAAAAAAGTAGAATTTCCTTTGCATATTATTAGGAGATTAATGTGGCTACAGCTAAAAATgttattcctttagtaaagcaaCCAATTAAAGTGTTACTGTAAGTGGCCTTATTATAATTAactatttttaagttattttatgctttatttaaCCCCCAGCAATAGCTCAAGGTTTTATTGGACAAAGTGTCATGAAGCAACGTTgtgattattttttacaatacatatattagaatgtttttttttttttgatttgtgtttttttattttacaaaatagtgTGAAATGTTTTTGCCAATATCCAAGCTAACTATGTGGCACATTTATGAAAGCCGTGATTATCTACTGCAACTCAATTTCCACATTATTTCCGTTTCTTGTGgttttcatctatttatttaatGAACCTTTATATTTCATGGGTATAAACTTCCAGTGTTTGAATGAAGAGCTATTGAGTTTTAGGGAACCACTCATGTGAATTTGGACTTGTATAAACCGCTATACACGTTTTTTTTGTAAGATTACATTTAACCACATATAATATATGTGAATGCTACCATTAGtttaaataacacaatatatataaaggtaatttTCAGGATGAGTccaatgaaatttgaaaattacagtcaaaTGGCCAAAAATAAGGATCATAATCGTTGTGCAAAGGTTTGTTATTTTAGCCTATTGTCtaggaaactttttaaaaatttttgtttcACAAGTTTCACCCCAATCTTTAGTTTTCATTTCAATTGATTAACAACCTCTGAAATTGCAACCACTGACATTTTTTGTGACTTGCATTTTTCACACTTAACAGCTcctctataataatataataatataatataatataataataaatttgtgGATTTCTCTATATTTTGGATAGCAGTTGATAGAGGACAAATCACCGCTTTTAAATGTGTCACACACTGTTCTTCATTTGCAATAGTAAATGGAagagacttaaaaaaaagcactggGGGTCggctatataaaaacaatatagattgtgtacatttcttattttataCACTTTTAGAATTCAACAAAGGAAAATGGGAATAATAGTCATGTCTAATATTATTTACCAAGCTTGGTTTGCTGGATGCGGATGgtactttttaattttcataataaagatttttaattgtataattgaaacaaacatctggTTGATGATCAAAGTACTTACTGATAATTGGATTTCTTAGCAAGTTTTATTGCTATAAAGCTTTCATCGgagattgtttttatttattgaagtgGGTTACATTTCCCTTAACTCAATTTTATTTAGAACACTTACTAATCTGCACAAATTACCTGGGGTTTGTAGATCTGTTTTTGCTCCTCAAGCTCAAtggaaaaattattaaacaaaaataaataactttttgagACCTGCCTGGGTATATCAAGTGTagacatatttataaaagtttaatattattgaCACCTTTAGTAAACCAAACCAGAGAAAAACAGAGATAAGGTTGGTTTGAGCATCAGTTGGTCCACATAAAGAATTTAAATATCAATTGTTAAAAATTTGCCAATTTTTTACATaggaatattatttataaattttttttgcaaattgttctGCATAAGAATCAAAATATCATTGTTGTTCAAATTGTTAGTATTTACTGTTACCACAATTGATGGATAAGTAAGTGATACAGACCTTTTACTAAACAAAGTGTAAATAGtaagaaataaggaaaaaaaataaatacataaatatatgttgttttttaaattttctttgcaaaagaTTGCATATTTAATGTTAACACAGATTTACCATAATTGCTAAAATTCAGTTAGAAAAGTGAATATTCTAAATTGAAGAGCCTCCATGTCTGTAGTAAGTCAACCTCAACTAATTTTTTTGGAACGTTGGTAAATATTCGttggtatatatatatggttgATAGCTAATCATTCATTTGTGGAAAATTACAAAGTTTTCACCAAGCATGTATatataacaaaagcaaaaagacaaaaagacaatgctgtattttttattttaaaggatagACCAGTAGAAaaatagatagaaagatagataaatAATGTGTGGGAAGCTGAATGCAAACAACTATTAGTGTCAGTAatgtaaatatactttttcaCAAATATTGGGTTGAAGTATGTAAAGTGTGCTATAAGAAAAATTACTTGTTACCCAATGGAACTcatcaaaaaaaaactctgattcTAAATGATTGCTACAAAAGACAAAGAGAACATTTCTAGGTAACACGTTTTTAACAAGATCAatagagtaataaaaaaattacagaaacatgAAATGTTAATTTTGTGTGTGACAAGTTAAGTCTCACACACATCCatgaacagttagtgacatgatgcctcataatatgttggtgctacaaaaatgcatggtaaaaaaaataaaaaaagatagtaattatatatatatatatatatatatatatatatataccagacttacttttttgaaagaaaatcTATCATATGTAAAGCTAGATCCTGGTACAATTCATCACCTTTACCTCACTAtttataagaaatgtattttttgcagacTGGACACCCATTCAggcaaataaaaatggcaataaatatGTGTTAAGTTTATCATTTGATTAGTTAGATTTTATCTCAAGTATGCAGAGAACAGGAAACAACGCAAAAATCtgaaaatcgtttttttttttttacttgccaattTGTGCCAATGTCTTctaataaacactttattttttaaatgcaatagtTTCAACACTGCAGAAGGTACTTAAGTGCAGAGCATGGTGCCTAGATGCTGcatgaattaatattattttcatgtatttatatagcaccaatatattacatagcGCATTAAAAATCCAATAGTTATGttactagttgtccctcaaagcagctcaaaATCTGTATAATCAGCATGGACTagctttacaataaaacaaatgataacataaaaatcaaaagatgtagttggtaaaatgtttaaaagattttaaaaactaCAATCATTTAAGTAAAATGTACTCTTAACAGGTCATATTCTTGCCTATTTTGGCTTggcatacagaaaaacaaattgcagAATCTCAGTAATTTATAAGAGTGTAGAGTATGTACTTTATGAACTAGAGACATCGGAAATGTGACCCATGACCTACTCTGATCTCCACTATCAGAGGTCAACTGCCCACAGTACAACCTGTTCTtcaagttttctttgtttttgtaatgggGCATTCACTTCTTCTGTTGCCTGTGATACTATTGtgttttagttaatttttttgccaaattcTCAGATTAAACTACAGAATTTAGCTATCTACGTTTTCGTACAAGCCTATTATCCAAGAATCAAAACCTTTTATTAGTGTACCATCTGTAACTTTTAAAAGATGCCATATGATTATTTGCTACAGGTAAATTACCgcttttgccatttttctttgtactgAATTATTGAATAAGCaatctaatattttttgttttatttgaatgtCAAAGCTGCTCAAAGGTCGTTGTTAAATTAGAAAGTAACTTCCTGCTGGATATTGAGTAAATGTCTGATTTTCAATTcttcataataaagaaaaaaaaaacaatgtttgactAATCCaagggtttgtttttattttgttagattAGATACAGAGCAATTTGATTTTCCAAATGAAATTGATAGGCACTTGAAAACAGGAGTTCAAAAAGTACAGAGCGATCTTCCCAGCAAGACGGTGCTGACATGATAGAGAGGTGTTAAACATAGAAAAAATCCAGGACAAGTAGCTCTCAAAAATAGATCCAATGCAAGGACTCTGCTAAATAGATGAAAACTTTGCTGCACTTTACAAGATGCAATTTTGTCTTTAGTTTCAAACTGCATATAGAAGGAAACTGTTACTTCACTTACAACAATGGACCCAAGACATAAAAGAAGTAGCTTTTCTGATGTCTTGTATAAGATTCAAAGTGACACATAAAGGTCAGGGGTCTTCTAAGGCCCATGCACATTAATGCAGTGAAAAACCTCCGCCATAACTGATCCTTATCTTTGTGTATCTCCTTGGGGCAGGAAAAGGCATCTTTGCAAGAATCCTTTCCACTACTGCTCATTGTCTGTATGCTGAATCTGCAGCCTGTccaagatcctttttttttctatacctacTTTTCATATGCTTGCATAATAAAATGCAGTATCTTCTCTTTGAAAAGTTAACAAACACTTAATAAACCACCCCcagctgtgggtataataaagACTCCTATTAAATTCACATGAATTTACTAATTAAATACTTacacattatataataaattttatcTATCCTCTTGTATTTCCCATATTCCCAACCAGGCTGTACCCTAATGCAGAGTAGAGCTTGCTGATTGGAGAAGAAAGCATGGAGATCACTGCCAAATGTGCTTCTGTTCCTCATTATCCATTGACAGCCCAGACTGAACTGTATTGATTTAAAGCTGACTTAAGTTGAGAGCCACTGTGAGGTCTTAATATAGTGCCTAACATGGATATCGGCATATAAAAAATAGCTAATAATTTGGCAAATAAAACCATTCACATACATCTGTTTTGAGTATGTATTTGGGTATTTGCCCATACCCATCCAGAGGTAATT belongs to Pyxicephalus adspersus chromosome 2, UCB_Pads_2.0, whole genome shotgun sequence and includes:
- the NKX2-5 gene encoding homeobox protein Nkx-2.5, coding for MFPSPVTSTPFSVKDILNLEQHHTGLTAMDISPRLDTSSCMLANFKQESYPGTPCLSELSEDLSQRDTSKGSSPFPGSFYVKNYMEMESSKEHKQDKKELCSLQKTLESEKRDMEDPDRPRQRKRRKPRVLFSQAQVYELERRFKQQKYLSAPERDHLANVLKLTSTQVKIWFQNRRYKCKRQRQDQTLEMVGLPPPRRIAVPVLVRDGKPCLGESSPYNSPYNVSINPYSYNTYPPYSNYSNPACNGSYNCSYTSMPSMQPTTASNNFMNFSVGDLNTVQTPIQQANSVSALHGIRAW